One window of Syngnathus acus chromosome 16, fSynAcu1.2, whole genome shotgun sequence genomic DNA carries:
- the LOC119135787 gene encoding general transcription factor II-I repeat domain-containing protein 2A-like — protein sequence MTGRRNGFVALVQRKLEEEGVEDAIALHCIIHQQALCSKIMRFGNVMSDVVRIINHIRSRALKHRQFRDFLAEIESEYEDVLYFTEVRWLSRGKVLKRFFELRAEVKAFMEKDGMTVPVLNDPECLRDLAFLVDVTQELNVLNKKLQGQDQLVSAAYDNVRAFSKQLVLWKAQLFQTNLCHFPACKALMDSATTFSGEKYADTIGKLQEEFDQRFADFKAHRATFQIFADPFSFDVEDAPPVLQMELIDLQCNTDLKAKFREVSGKTVELGQFLRKLPPTFPELSRMFKRTMCLFGSTYLCEKLFSTMNFNKSKFRSRLKDEHLKAILRVSVASSLKPNVAQLCERKRCQVSGSKD from the exons ATGACAGGGAGGAGAAACGGATTTGTGGCGCTTGTTCAAAGGAAACTGGAAGAGGAGGGTGTGGAAGATGCCATTGCTCTGCACTGCATTATCCACCAGCAGGCCCTTTGCAGCAAGATCATGAGGTTTGGCAATGTGATGTCTGACGTTGTGAGAATCATCAACCATATCAGATCCAGGGCTCTAAAGCATCGGCAGTTCCGCGACTTTTTGGCGGAAATAGAGTCCGAATACGAGGACGTGCTCTACTTCACCGAGGTACGTTGGCTCAGCAGGGGGAAGGTCTTGAAGAGGTTTTTTGAGTTAAGAGCAGAAGTGAAAGCCTTCATGGAGAAGGATGGGATGACTGTTCCTGTGCTAAATGATCCTGAATGTCtaag GGACTTAGCTTTTCTTGTTGACGTCACACAGGAGCTGAATGTACTGAACAAGAAGTTACAAGGTCAGGACCAGCTTGTCAGTGCTGCATATGACAATGTCAGAGCATTCTCCAAACAACTTGTGTTATGGAAAGCCCAGCTTTTCCAGACAAACCTCTGCCATTTCCCAGCATGCAAGGCACTCATGGATTCAGCCACAACATTCAGTGGTGAGAAGTATGCTGATACCATTGGAAAGCTACAGGAAGAATTTGATCAGAGGTTTGCAGACTTCAAGGCACACAGAGCCACTTTTCAGATTTTTGCTGACCCCTTCTCCTTTGATGTGGAGGATGCCCCCCCTGTCCTGCAGATGGAGCTAATTGACCTGCAGTGCAATACTGACCTCAAAGCCAAGTTCAGGGAGGTGAGTGGAAAAACAGTGGAGCTTGGACAATTTTTGAGAAAACTCCCCCCCACCTTCCCTGAGCTTTCCAGGATGTTCAAGCGGACCATGTGCCTTTTTGGCAGCACCTATCTGTGTGAAAAGCTCTTCTCCACAATGAACTTCAATAAGTCAAAGTTCAGGTCCAGACTTAAAGATGAGCACCTTAAAGCCATACTGAGGGTCTCAGTTGCCTCCTCCCTCAAGCCAAATGTGGCTCAGCTGTGTGAGAGGAAGCGCTGCCAAGTCTCTGGCAGCAAGGATTAG